In Dermacentor variabilis isolate Ectoservices chromosome 10, ASM5094787v1, whole genome shotgun sequence, the genomic window tggaaacctaatcatCCTCAATGTATTCTCCTTGTGATTCCAGCCACTTCTCCCAGTGGTGCTGCCATTGTTAGAAGTATTCCAAGAAGGCCTCTTTCCGAATGGAGTTTAGCTTAGCTGTCGTTACAGCCATAATGtcttctcttgtctgaaatcgcgctcctttcaatggcttcttgattttgggaaacagccagaagtcgcaggcagccatatcaggagagtaaggagcctgtcgaactacaggagtctggtttttcaCCAAAAAATTCTGAATCTAGTGCGAGAaaagcattgtcgtgatggatgcgccaatttcctgttgacaacTTCGGTATTttgcgccacacagcatcacATAGGCCATGGAGGACAGCCCTGTAGTAGTCTTTAgcgattgtttgaccctgtggtgcgtacccgtggtgtaccactctgcgggagtcaaagaaagcaatCAGCCACACTTTGACATTGCTGCGCACTTAACGGTCTTtggttggtgacgtggaatgcttccttgtaacgactgggatttggtttccgggtcgtaaaCATACACCCCAGGCTtctcaccagtgattatggtgttcatgaagttggggtcactgtttgtggaatccagcatgtctgtgagacttcaacacgaagttgcttttgctccaccatGAGCAGCTTGGGAACGAATTTCggcgcaactctcttcatggccaaatcttcagTGATAATGGAATGTGGATAAaatgtgctgatgcccacctcttccgcaatttcttGGATAGCcacacgacggtcccgcatcaccacgGGGTTCACTTCGGCAATGGCCTGGTCATTTCGTCATGTTGATGGCCAAGTAGAGCGTCGCTCGCTCTCCGTCGATGTGTGGCCGTCTTTAAactggttgtaccactccttaatctgggtgctgctcatagcatagtCACCGAAAGCAatctgaatcttccgaatggtttccactcggctgtcgcccagtttatggcaaaatttgatgcagtagcactgctccagtcgctccgccatttttCTTGCAATAAAGAATCGATGAGAGCACTGTGTACTACCTGATTCAAACACTGCGTCCCAGCAATTCACGCTATtggcaggcgggaaaaaattcgtGCATGCGCACAAAGATTCAAGGGCGGCTGATGAAAACGCGCTTCTTTTATATTCATCAGCTGTTCGCAAAAAAAGGTcgaatacttttctaacagaccacGTACGTATTAAATACGTGAGGGAATCCTGCAGTGCTAAAAGatatgtttcatgcagtttacaaaaagaaatatccgCTCTTATGTAGacagtaaatccagaaagagTGCTGATATTGTTCATACAAAGCATTCTAAAGGGCATGTCGCATTGCAATGCAACATAAAGGGTGCAGGACACTTTGTGCCCCGCTCGCTGGAGCCCAATGGTGATGAaagtagaaaacaccttcataattaAGACTGAAAACCTAAATGAGTATGAACAAATTCTTGTGGTGTTGTTTGCTACCACTGTTTCACAGCCGGAACATGCTCATCTATAAAAGTCATATGTGCCATGTTCAGACTGATGTGGTCAGACACCATTGGCCACCATTTTTTGCGTTCATATTAAAAAGATATGAGTTGAGACTGCAGCCGCAGCACTTGACGTCACCTGCCTTCGTACtgataaaaaaggcagtcagTTTGTTGAGTAGTTCGTGTGGCTAACTATATTAAAAATCTTTCCTTGCTAATGACAtgcttcatatatttatgctatATTTATGCTGTATCTGTGATCCACAAATGAAAATTATAAAAATAATTTATCACACTTAAAGAATAATACCTTTTTGTTACTCGTCACATGCATAGTAGACATGTAGGGCTGTGTAATGATGGGCGACACATACTTTTGTGCCAACCACCAAAGCTAATTTATTTACCTTCAacacgaagctttttgcaaaaaattTGAACTTTAGTTTTTTTAGCTTATTAACTGAACCTGCAAggcttgaaatattttgcagctatccCAAGTCAACCAGTGTGATTTTATATTTACTTTGTGCCATCTGTATTTCCCTACGTTAGAAGAAAATTCAAACTTTACCAATTTTGGCAGTCACACCACTTCAGTCTCTTGACATGAACACCATCTGAATATCTGGATCATACAATTTCACTTTCAAAAGAAACGTGTATCAGTGCCTtctagcttagctgggcaagaacaataattttttgccaaattttaaaaaaacattattgcgaaggaaaataaatggggagCAAGAGTTCGGAGCTtcaactatatctgtgatggtaAAACAAAACGATGGTAGGTTGCCCTGGAATGACTCAAGTGTATGTATGAAAGCAAACTTTCTCAAAAATTTTCGCATTGTACCTACTCAaaatcaagcaaacttgaaatggtttgccataatcgaacagttcttgacaaaattaggtggtttggcatgaaatgacTTAAGATACTTTAAAAATATATTAATAAGGAAACACTATCCTTACTGGAACCGTATCAAACACATAAAAATGTAGTCAACTATAACAAAGCACAGCGCTTGTATTCTGCATTGAGCAATCCAATGAGGGCTTCTCAGAAGACTAGCGGAATAACATAAATAAGATAAACATAAAAATATCAAGGCATAGAAAGGGATTACATTTGTATGCTCATTTGAGAAATCCAAATTGGGCTCTTCAGAAGACTaacataaaacataaaaatgtctagagttacaaaagcacaacgcttgtgttttggtttgagctGTCCAACTTGGGCTCTTCAGAGGCCGCTGGTCGCATGCGAGAAGCGAGGCCAGAGTTCTTTACATAGGACGTGCTGGTACCAGGAAATTTGCGCcacgtgaagcctgcaaaaacaacaagaagccagaacaagttttaaaaagcaGCTTCCAGATGCAAAAGAATGGCATGCAATATgccctcgttataatgaaattgatttatgtatttttgttgctttattccaactttccACAGGTACAGCTTTAACAGCATgaccatttaaatttattcaaAGTGGCACAGGACTCAAGTGTCAAATGCAGCAAAGGGCAaagaggaacaaaacactagcAAAATAACTGTATGGATATCCTCAATGTCGAAGATGTGAACTTTGCTTGCTGGGaaacaaaatggtgaaaaaaatttatgtcgttcataaataaacctgaactgacaactaaaattatttcttgtaactttcataattaaaatgcgcagcacttcactgtgcttttCCATGCTCCAAATACAATACGGCCATGTCACTACAATTGAGTGTAGCTTCACTTGAAGTTAGGtttcctgagttcacatgcaatcAGCATGTGCTTCTCGCCTTACAATGACTTACGACTTGCTACATTAAAAAAGACACCGCTCACAGCGAAGTATGTTTTCTGCCTCAACGAATGTATGACTGTTATAATGATGATTCGGTGTAGTTGTGCACCAAGCTGCTTAGCATGacacatgcagaatgtgacagaTACGAAGAAATGCTCAGCCTTTTAAGAGCCATATGCCATAGGActgacttctttaacccttttagggttcactgccgtacatctgtggctgtgacgaaacattttgaaaaaaattgcctttTCAGAACACAGTGTTGCGTAGCATCCCACTGGAGGTACTGCAACCTTCTGAGACTTCTAGAAAATATTCTTATAGTGCTGTCGCTCCTTCGGTTTCTCCAAAACTGTTTTTTCACTTAGCCCCTTGGTGTCTGTCATTGCAGTAATTTGGGAGTGTTGCCAAAAGTTTTTGTAAGTTTCATTACACAAAAAATTATGCTGCTTTATcctgcataaaaaaataaaacatgtaaaactGCAAGTACTGAAATGGTATTGCCACTTTATTGTTATCTAAAACAAATTTTACCATTTTATTTTCTCAGAAAGTCACTCTGAAGAAcctaaatctgcaataaaaatattaaggATGCACGAAAAGTGATTTTTGAGACTCAACCGAATAATGCCAGAAGCAAATCAAATATTGGGtagcttctgaataatgaacaTCTGATATCACAATTATTGTAAGATGACGTTCACATCCTAgcattcttaaagttagcaagctTCTGTCATTGGTAATGAagagctgtttattaaaagcacaaatgaagcagcaaaaagtttcttcacatgcacaggactcttcagtaagcataaatgattgctgtacagcctCCAAAGTGCAGCTACTTAAGTAACGTAGCCTGGTCTGCTATTCTTACAAGTTCCTACATTTGATATCTATACTGTGTTATtggaggtgaaaatttaccgtactttggcTCAAGTTTCATGTTTTATTGGTGTTTCGAAATATTAGAATAATACTCCCATATACAAATAGTGACCATTCAAAGACTAAATTGAATAGGACACCATTCATTTCGAAAGTTTTGAGCATTTGAACAACACAAAAAATATATAACTCCTAAATTAGAGAGGCATATTTCTCCCCAAAATGTGATCCTCAACGGGCtaaagaagaatgacagaaaaGCCCATTCATCTTTTTGATGAATTTAAGGCCACAATCTACTTGGCAATGGTTCATAATAACCCTGTTAACAGGTAGGTGAAGTAAGGAAGCAGGAAACAGTTCTAACAATTTCAGCATGGGAGTAGTGGACATGTCCGATAGTCTGTAAGCTTTATATATTAGGCTCTAAGAGCCTATTCTAAATTTATTGAAGTATATGGGGAAAAGCCACATAAATATTGTTTTCATATCTTAGAATACAAAGCGATAAAGTGCATGTTAATAAATACGAGACATAGGTTAGGTGCTTAGAATGAGTAAGCGTCCACTAAACATAGTACTGTTGACAATGAAGCTGGcaactctgtccctgttgtttctttgattggaaaaaccaaaagaaaattgccacaCCACTCAGGTTCCCTCTGCTGAAAggctgctgtctggcatcacaTGGACCTCCTTCAAGATAGGAGCAACTTTAATTCAATGTGGTCTGTTAAAATTGGTGAAACTACAGTTTCACATCTCAGAACCTGGAGAGCTGTTTTGATTTCTGCAATTTGGTGAACGTGCTCCTGCTCGAGCTGAGCAGTAACCACACTTGAGCATAGCTTCTCCACAATTCGTGCATTAGAATAACACTTTCAGGCTACTTAAACATGTCCTCCATGCCAATAGATTTGGAGCGTGCTTCACAGAGAACTATTCCTTGCAATGACAGCCAGTAGCACTGCTAACGTGCAAATGCAGCTCATCTTATGTGGTGGAGCCGCTAAAAATTTTCGGCAGTGAAGGCAGCTTATAAATTTTAGACGCATTTGAGTATGGCGGCATTAGGCACTTAAGATCATATGAACAGTCATTCCAAAAGGTAGGATATTGTAGCACACAACTGCACACACGGGCTACTTGAAAGTCGTTTGTTATGCCAATGGTTAGTTCATAATTTTAGAAAAACGTGTGAATGTAAAAATGCAACCGGAAAGGATATATGGTACTTGCCTATAACAGCACTGACCCTGGTGGGGTCAAGAGCTTCTttcccttatgaaaatgactgttgaaatgttgttggcatattgttgacgaactgttgactcaatagcctttcaagaatacctcaacaattattgaaaccatagagcaataattcaacagtaaagttgttgggcagttcacaacaaaaaagtcgttgactaaattctgttgGTATAGTGTTGAATAGtcttgagtattattgagccattgttgagtagttttcaacactaaagtcgttgactaaattttcttggtatattgttgaatagtattgagtattattgagccattgttgagtaatttccaacaataaagtcggtgactaaattctgttgatatgttgttgaatagtattgagtattattaAGCCAATGTTGAGTAGTTTTCAACAATAAAGTCATTGACTAAATTCTCTTGACATATTGTTGAAAAGTATTGAGTATTGaaccattgttgagtagtttccaacaataaacTCATTGACTAAATGCTGTTAACTTATTGTTGAATAACACTGAGTCACGAGCAATATTGAATTTCGAAGTACATgtgaaaaacacacgcacatatctatgtgtgcgtcttttgcacatatatgttgctctactgatcacttgatcaccattgcatatatacagggtgttgtttCACGTTACTTGAACCATAGACGTATATACACGTGTTTCAGCCAACTTTACtgagagtttaaaaatatgccgatgcaccataagacgatgcgaccaaatgcatgttgctcactcttgcacgtgtcacgctattcttgtatttttcctAAGTAGTTAATTAGTCAAGAAAATTAGCCATTCTGAATGAACAAAGTTAGgcgaaaaattccaattagaaagttctagagcactttgcaaaacgtccgacaaggcaatttctaactttctatctattaagtgttagtgttttacagcttactgcggatgcccgagaaatacaaaaaatatcacctgacatacccgcttgcgcgccgtgcttgcagcgctcccaaacgagcATACCATCGAGCAGGGTGtgttgccgcttaaaaggcgacagggcagtgacgaaggcgttggctgtggtatTGACGCCAGCGACGTGCTTCCGTCGCTGCGGTTCATGATGACGATAAGCAGGCGGGTGTTCACACCGGTTAAATGGTATGTTTTCGTTTGTGCGCAGAAGGcttaggagcagtgcaatcacgactcgctggcgggcatgtcacgtggtgctttttgtatttcgcgagcatccgcagtaagctgaaaaacaccaaTACTTAAGAGAtaaaaagacagaaactgtttattcggacgtgttGCCAACTGCTccgcaactttctaattggaatttcttCGCAACttccttgcttcagaagttggttaattatccttgactaattagctaattaagcaATATATAGAAATAGCGCGACACGCTACATACCAaagggagcaacatgcatttagtcgcgtcgtcatAGAGGGCATAGAGTTTACACTCGGCCTAAAGTTAgcagaaacaccctgcatatatatatatatatatatatatatatagtttgagAAGACAAACGTCGCTACAAGCAGTGATAAACAACCGATGATTGGACGCATCCTGCATTTCTATCGGCGTCCATTATAAGGGGCCAGTGCCCTGGCTGAGTGTTAGGAAACATAATTTCATGCCTCCATGTTAAATATGGTCAAGGTGGCGGGGAAcgttaacaaaattcaagtctgGGGTTTGacgggccaaaaccacgcttTATGAGCCGCACCGTAGTAAGAAACTccatatttattttgaccatgtggggtcctttaacctgcaccaaatttggtgcaggTTAAACGCACagtacgcgggcgtttttgcatttcagccccatcgaaatgcagccgcagcCGCCGGCACTAGATTCCTAGCACTCGGTttagtagcgcaacacctcagccgctatgccaccacggcgggtgcggcggAGAAAGGAGTGAACATCGTTTTTACAGAGTAATTTCGCTTAGATGTTACCCGTTAGCGCACTATACAGAACGAAACGAAAAGCTTGGCGGATATGTAAAACATGGTGCTCATATTTCACATGGAGGCcaaattcttttctgtgacctagACGGGGTGCTGGCAAATGTGTTGGGAATCTGCTCGGCCACCAAGCACAACCTGCGCTGCTATACGTTCTCGGTGACAACTCGCACAGCGCAGaagcacacgcacaaatgtttaaagaatAGGACGACAGACCGCCTGCAGTTTGCCATGACGTCGAAATATGAAGCACAAACAGGGACGTTTCTGTACTTTTGTGGTCAATAGTTCAGTTCGCATGGTTGCGGcacgcattacttttttttttaaatacaagcGACGAAAACTGTGCGCGCAAACATTAGCACAGCGTTTGCGACGTTTGAATTTGGCGCCTTTTCCCGCGCATGCCATTAGCTCCGGCCGGTGCACTGCGTTACTGCGCCAAAGAAAGTAGTTCATCAAAGAAGCGAAGCAAAAAACTTTCATACACTTGCAAATCGCAACAATTGTTCAGTATTAACATGAAATTACAAAATTTGTTATCAAATGGTACAATTCATGATAATATAAGCGCGTATTTGTATGAGTGTACACGTATAATTGCGCGTTTGGGCTGTTCAACCCTAGGGATTTATCCCTAGATCTAGAGATTCTTTCTTTGCTTTAGGGATCTAGCGTCTTTTTGTGAAATCTAGGGATTTTAAGAGGCCGTATAATTGTTACCTTAAGCGGCCTCAAGGCAGGCGtatctgattatattgccttccaAACAGAAAATACTATGAAAAATGCTATTTACTGCTCATCTATTTTTGGTGTTCTGCCAAGCCGATAGATGGCGACAGCAGCTCTGCAACGCGAAATAATCGGCTGCTGCACAGTGAGGTAAAACGAAACCATACGACTTTCAAACTGTTtaatcatagagtttcatattagtatacctagaggcaaatgtggcgctgcgatcgttcaaccatcatgggaatgatgggaagtacaggcttcggattggcattctattgactagcGAACTAGACTATaagtatttttttggcagttttggtttcgctccaagcaaAATTGCTAtcacctgcagtgggacagtgcaacgcaaagctctctgcctttgtactGTTGCCCGAAGTGGCGACAGTGCGCTGGGCCAgcaactgggacgatgtttgtgtcgcggtgtggcgtcgaaaccctgacgagaaagcggcggcatcgtaaacgttgaaagaacatgttttgagcgtttggaccttggtttgttaagtgggttaggttggcactgtagcgtcacgtgctttatgaaacttcagaataggaaaaagaaggcactattgatacaagacatatacagttgtacttcttgtggcttgacaatcaaattttattgaatgcttcattatgcattgctcgtttatgtgctcattgaaatgcgtgttttaggtctttgagaacacaaacttacttgtggtaggaaaagttgctgcttcctggctgtagtccagtgtcgcaaaatgggtacgtgcaaagccacgccgtaacgctttGGAAGCAGTACGTCAATATAacatatgatgaagcatactcgtaggaggccactatagcgtcctagctagcactgcagcagatgtgcttagaagtacttgaagacgttcagcaatcatgacagctgacgcagtccttcgaaagagcgagagagttcgcaagtgcctgtcgtctgcgagaaaagtctcgcgtttgcagcgagcaggcgtcgtagcagatgacacttgtagcattccgctcaagggcgcaacactttctcacaatacaacatttttatttccataaatacttgttgagtatttttatataagtacatgtacGGTTGTtactgctgttgcaaaaataaataaataattattctctgtggttaaatcaggaacagaagcgcacaagaatgcataccctggtgtgtcctggtgtcaaaccatagtaaaccatgcttccatctcaaagtcatacaaagtttatgtagcgtgttatacattatgtaacatactgaagaaataaaattagatcttatgcgataatatttgagtaaagcctcgtttactgcgccgcaccCAAACGCCGCtatctaaagatcgaagtcaatccgaagcctgtacttcccatcattcccatgtaggttgaggcaacgctcatgagaacccccgtagacactagcgccacatttccctctaggtatttatttagaaactctatgtgtTTAATCGTGCGTGTGATCTCCGGCGCTACTAGTGACTGCTGTTCTACGAAAGACAAAGTTGAATTTTGACTTGTAGTGTCAGCATCAACGCGCTGCGTTTACGCTCACCGCATACCTTCACCGTTCAAACGTGCTGCATGTCAGATGGCAACTTCTGGACCAGGAGACTTTGATGATGGTGAGCCAAGCAAAGAGAAAGCGAAAGCGTACGACCAAAAATATTTGACCAAATGGGAAGCGGATCCGAAGTACAGAGGGTGGTTGTCAGCCAGTAAAAAAGGGCCCTTGTACTTTTCctgcaaagcatgccgatccgATTGCAAAGGTGGAAAATCAGAAATCGACCGACACCTTGCAAGCTCCAAGCACAAAGAAAGCGCTGCAAGCTTGCAATCGACCCGCGCGCTGACATCCATGCCTTCAATAAGTGGGCAAACTCAAGTAGACAAATCGGTCAAAGAGGCTGAAATCAGACTTGCCACGTTTGTCACGGAACACAATCTACCTTTTAATGCCATGGAGCATTTAGTTGATGTTGTCAAGGCGTCGTGTGACGACTCGCAGATTGCAAAGAACTTAAGTTGCCGCCGGACAAAgtgcgttgcaatcataaagaATGTGCTTGGAGAGGAGAGTCGCGAAGAGCTCTGTGAGCTTTTGCGCACACAGAAGTTCTCCCTTCTGGTGGACGAATCCACTGACAAGGCTACGGTGAAGCATCTATCACTTGTCGCCCGAGTAATGAACGCGGACGGTGGCATAATGGATGCGTTTTTGGACTTAGTACCAGTCAGTGATGCGACTGCCAGCTCTCTCTACACTAGCTTAAAGGCGGTGTTCAGAGCTGCGGAAATTCCGTACGACAAAAATTTGATTGGTTTTGCGGCCGACGGAGCGAACGTAATGATGGGTGCACATCATTCCGTCGCGTCGCTACTACAAGCAGACATTCCAGGCCTCTTCACTATGAAGTGCGTTTGCCATTCGTTCCATCTGTGCGCCGCGTATGCGTGTAAAACACTTACAAGAGGATTAGAAGATCTGGCATGTGATGTCTTCAATTACTTTTTGTCGCCGAAGCAGACATCTGCCTTCCAAGAATTCCAGAAGCTGGCAGAGGTGAAACCGCACAAGCTCTTGCACCCAAGCCAAACAAGGTGGCTGTCTCTCCACGTTGTTGTGACATGCTTGCTTGAGCAGATGCCTGCcctgattttgtttttcaaaaaaGCAGCCACTGACGACCGCCTGCTTGCTGCAGAAGCCATTCTGGAAAAACTGACTGACCCGTCAACGAAACTCTACCTCGAGTTTCTTGAGTACGTCCTGCTTTTTTCACTAACCTAAATAAGGAAATGCAGTCGGAAGAAACCAGAGTTCACTTGCTCCATGAAAAGGTttcggccatgctgaaatgcATACTGGAATGCTACATCAAGCGAGACTACCTGGAGGCCACGCCGTTGTCCGATGTGCGGTACAAAGACCCAGCCAAGTTCCTGCCATTGGAAGAAATTTACCTCGGAGCAAAGCCAACTGCCGCACTAGCCAGTAACACGCACGGCCTAAACGATAATCAGGTTGACAACTTTCGGCTGCGGTGTTTAGAGTTTTTTATTGAAGCAGCTCACCAGATCTACCTGCGGTTTCCCCTAAAAAGTGAACAGATGAAAAACCTTCGAGTCATAGACCCGAAAGTTGTCCTGGGAAAGACAGTACCATCAATCGCGTCGCTTGCGGTCTCCTTTCCCCTGATcgtgaaagaaaatgaagtgaacGAACTGGACAGGGAATGGCGACTTCTTCGCAGCATGGAGCTGAGCGACCACGTTGACTTGACTGCGAGCCAGTTCTGGCACAAAGTGTCTCAAATGAAAAAAGGAGACGGATCACAAAAGTACCCCCTGCCGTCAAGTTTTATGAAGAACATTTTGTGCCTACCACCCTCCAGTGCTGCTGTCTAACGCGTATTTTCGCA contains:
- the LOC142559410 gene encoding zinc finger protein 862-like; this translates as MPSISGQTQVDKSVKEAEIRLATFVTEHNLPFNAMEHLVDVVKASCDDSQIAKNLSCRRTKCVAIIKNVLGEESREELCELLRTQKFSLLVDESTDKATVKHLSLVARVMNADGGIMDAFLDLVPVSDATASSLYTSLKAVFRAAEIPYDKNLIGFAADGANVMMGAHHSVASLLQADIPGLFTMKCVCHSFHLCAAYACKTLTRGLEDLACDVFNYFLSPKQTSAFQEFQKLAEVKPHKLLHPSQTRWLSLHVVVTCLLEQMPALILFFKKAATDDRLLAAEAILEKLTDPSTKLYLEFLEYVLLFSLT